In Azospirillum thermophilum, the sequence GCTCCCCGCAAGGGGGACCGCTGTCGCCGCTGCTGGCCAATCTGATCCTGGACGAGGTGGACAAGGAACTGGAACGCCGGGGCCATGCCTTCTGCCGCTACGCCGACGACTGCAACGTCCATGTGCGGTCGCGTCGGGCGGGAGAGCGGGTGATGGCCCTGCTGCGGCGCCTCCATGGCCGGTTGCACCTGACGGTGAACGAAGCCAAGAGCGCCGTGGCCCCCGTCTTCGGCCGCAAATTCCTCGGCTATGCCTTCTGGGCCGGACCGAAGGGAGAGGTCAGGCGGAGGGTCGCCGACAAGGCGATCACGGCGTTCAAGGACCACATCCGCGACCTGACGCCCCGGCTGACGGGACGGTCGATGGCCGCGGTGGTGGCGAGGCTGCGCGATTTCCTGCTGGGCTGGAAAGCCTACTTCCGACTGGCGCAAACTCCAAAGGTCCGGCGAACGCTGGACGAATGGATACGCCACCGGCTGCGGGCCATTCAGCTCAAGCAGTGGAAGCGGGGGAAGACCATCTTCCGGGAACTGACGGCCAGAGGGGCCAAGCCCGCCGTCGCCCAACAAATCGCGGCCAATGGCCGACCCTGGTGGGGCAACAGCGGCAAGCTTCTCAATGCAGTCCTCACGATCAAATGGGCAGACCAACTCGGACTGCCCAGGCTCGCATGACCTCAATCCCCCGAACCGCCCGGTGCGGACCCGCATGCCGGGTGGTGTGGCAGGGGGCGACCTTCTCGGGTCGCCCCCTATGCCGATTTCGGCTGGTCGGCGGACCGATCAGGCCGGGAGCTGCCGGGCGACGAACTCCCAGTTCACCAGATTGTCCAGGAACGCCTTCACGAAATCCGCGCGGCGGTTCTGGTAGTCGACGTAGTAGGCATGCTCCCACACGTCGATGGTCAGCAGCGGCTTGTGGCCCTTGGCCAGCGGGCTGTCGGCGTTGCCGGTCTTGGCGATCTTCAGCGTGTCGCCTTCCAGGTACAGCCAGGCCCAGCCCGAGCCGAACTGGGTGATGGCGGCCTGCGACAGCTCTTCCTTGAACTTGTCCACGCTGCCGAAGGCGTCGTTGATGCGCTTCTCCAACTCCGAGGGGAGGGCGCCGCCGCCGTTCTTCTTCATGCACTGCCAGTAGAAGGTGTGGTTCCACACCTGACCGGCGTTGTTGAAGATGCCGACCTTGCCGGCGTCGCCGGCCGACTGCTGGATCAGCTCCTCCAGGCTGGCGTTGGCCAGCGGGCTGTCCTTGGTCAGGTTGTTCAGGTTGGTGACATAGGTCTGGTGGTGCTTGTCGTGGTGCAGATGCAGGGTCTGCGACGACATGTACGGCTCGAGAGCGTCGTAGCCGTAGGGGAGCGGCGGAAGTTCGAACGCCATTCGGTTACCCTCTCTTCTTGGATTGTCCTTCCGGGCCGAGCCTTTTCGGCGCAGCGCCTCCGTCCGACCAAATAGGCCGATGGCGCAGCAATGTGAAGGCTGGAAAAAGTCCAAACTGCGCAGAAGGGGTATTCCGCCCGGCCAGAAGCGCCCCGGCGGCCCGCTCTCCCGACCTCACGGCAGCCTCCAACGTGGCTGGAAGCCCGGTTTCCGTCCAATCCCCAGCTAGAGTAAGGTTGTCGACGGTCAGGCCTGGGGCCGGTCGCCGC encodes:
- a CDS encoding superoxide dismutase; amino-acid sequence: MAFELPPLPYGYDALEPYMSSQTLHLHHDKHHQTYVTNLNNLTKDSPLANASLEELIQQSAGDAGKVGIFNNAGQVWNHTFYWQCMKKNGGGALPSELEKRINDAFGSVDKFKEELSQAAITQFGSGWAWLYLEGDTLKIAKTGNADSPLAKGHKPLLTIDVWEHAYYVDYQNRRADFVKAFLDNLVNWEFVARQLPA
- the ltrA gene encoding group II intron reverse transcriptase/maturase translates to MDGLDIDQTAALLKSRWPAIRDSLREGTYRPQPVRRVMIPKPGGGERALGIPPVTDRLIQQAMLQVLQPILDPGFSDHSYGFRPGRSAHDAVLAAQSFVQSGRRIVVDVDLEKFFDRIDHDLPIDRLSKRVPDPAIIRLVRAYLDAGVMEDDGAVARRRTGSPQGGPLSPLLANLILDEVDKELERRGHAFCRYADDCNVHVRSRRAGERVMALLRRLHGRLHLTVNEAKSAVAPVFGRKFLGYAFWAGPKGEVRRRVADKAITAFKDHIRDLTPRLTGRSMAAVVARLRDFLLGWKAYFRLAQTPKVRRTLDEWIRHRLRAIQLKQWKRGKTIFRELTARGAKPAVAQQIAANGRPWWGNSGKLLNAVLTIKWADQLGLPRLA